From a single Metopolophium dirhodum isolate CAU chromosome 6, ASM1992520v1, whole genome shotgun sequence genomic region:
- the LOC132946443 gene encoding borealin-like, protein MPRTKRRTVKRSSADMNMTSVNATMANQSKNMKEILNEFDCEKQNIEDYFSEIFDNQRNLIENSFLMTKMNLGDSLHCNLYDIICKQYPTKSNSGTKKNLERPSRPVTKATVNKTTRQKSTSSSTSKTNGSATVTKHRSATRHVDDKPPLTETMESRFKTPINRLPVLSSATVTPKVNMHEPISMMRRPNQGEVALSMTGSPLMVSSVSRDDMATVSVPLANGNILSILPRAGATMDISFDEQTKSELLLLKGNIEGLLKMNRGL, encoded by the exons ATGCCACGTACCAAGAGAAGAACCGTCAAGCGTTCGTCTGCTGACATGAACATGACGTCTGTGAATGCAACGATGGCCAACCAATCCAAAAATATGAAAGAAATTTTAAACGAATTTGATTGTGAAa aacaaaatattgaagattatttttctgaaatatttgaTAACCAAAGAAATTTAAtcgaaaattcatttttaatgacaaaaatGAATTTGGGCGACTCATTACATTGTAATCTTTATGACATT atttgtaAACAGTATCCAACTAAATCCAACAGTGGAACTAAAAAAAACCTGGAACGACCTTCAAGGCCAGTTACTAAAGCTACAGTAAATAAGACAACCAGACAAAAGAGTA cgTCTAGTTCAACATCCAAGACCAATGGTTCTGCCACTGTAACAAAACATCGTAGTGCAACACGCCATGTTGATGATAAGCCACCATTAACAGAAACAATGGAATCTagatttaaa acTCCAATTAATCGACTACCTGTACTTTCTTCAGCAACAGTTACACCAAAAGTAAATATGCATGAACCAATATCGATGATGCGGCGTCCAAATCAAGGAGAGGTTGCACTTTCAATGACTGGAAGTCCGCTTATGGTTTCATCTGTTTCTAGGGATGATATGGCCACAGTCAGTGTACCATTAGCCAATGGAaat attcTTTCAATATTACCTAGAGCTGGTGCTACTATGGACATATCATTTGATGAACAGACTAAAAGTGAATTACTTCTTCTCAAGGGTAACATTGAAGGGCTGTTGAAAATGAATAGAGGTTTGTGA
- the LOC132946442 gene encoding eukaryotic translation initiation factor 2 subunit 3, protein MFDAPLSAKLKEQDLEHLDISKLTPSSPEVISRQATINIGTIGHVAHGKSTIVKAVSGVQTVRFKNELERNITIKLGYANAKIYKCNYDKCPRPACFVSGGSGRDDSLPCSRPGCPGRFELVRHVSFVDCPGHDILMATMLNGAAVMDAALLLIAGNESCPQPQTSEHLAAIEIMKLNNVIILQNKIDLVKEGQAKEQQEQIQKFVQGTVAEGAPIIPISAQLKYNMEVLCEYIYKKIPIPERDFTSPPRLIVVRSFDVNKPGCEVDDLKGGVAGGSILRGVLKVGMEIEVRPGLVSKDSEGKLTCQPIFSRIVSLYTEQNELNFAVPGGLIGVGTKIEPTLCRADRLVGQVLGAVGALPDIFIELEVSYYLLKRLLGVRTEGDKKAAKVQRLSKNEVLLLNIGSLSTGGRVLATKADLAKISLTTPVCTEIGEKISLSRRVEKHWRLIGWGLIRGGETIQPSKPQTG, encoded by the exons ATGTTTGACGCTCCTCTGTCCGCAAAACTCAAGGAGCAAGATCTAGAACATTTG GACATCTCTAAACTCACACCATCTTCACCTGAAGTTATCAGCCGTCAGGCTACAATCAATATTG GAACAATTGGCCATGTAGCGCACGGAAAATCAACTATTGTAAAAGCTGTTTCTGGTGTTCAAACTGtacgatttaaaaatgaactCGAAAGAAATATCACGAttaaattag gATATGCCAATGCAAAAATTTACAAATGCAATTATGATAAGTGTCCACGACCTGCTTGTTTTGTGTCTGGTGGATCAGGCCGTGATGACTCATTACCTTGTTCTAGGCCGGGTTGTCCAGGAAGATTTGAATTAGTTAGACATGTGTCTTTTGTAGACTGTCCTGGTCACGACATTCTTATGGCTACTATGTTGAATGGAGCTGCAGTTATGGACGCTGCATTATTactcatag ctggGAATGAATCTTGCCCTCAACCACAAACATCAGAACATTTGGCTGCTATAGAAATCATGAAGTTAAACAATGTAATTATCTTGCAAAACAAGATTGATTTGGTGAAAGAAGGTCAAGCCAAAGAACAACAGGAACAGATACAAAAGTTTGTTCAAGGAACCGTAGCTGAAGGAGcgcctattatacctatatcagCTCAGCTCAAATACAACATGGAAGTATTATgtgaatatatttacaaaaaaatcccAATTCCTGAAAGGGACTTCACATCACCTCCACGCCTAATTGTTGTTCGATCATTTGATGTCAACAAACCTGGATGTGAGGTGGATGATCTTAAAGGGGGAGTTGCTGGTGGTAGTATTTTGCGCGGCGTTTTAAAAGTTGGAATGGAAATTGAAGTACGCCCTGGCTTAGTATCTAAAGACAGTGAAGGTAAATTAACTTGTCAGCCAATTTTCTCACGTATTGTGTCCTTGTACACTGAACAAAACGAGTTGAACTTTGCTGTTCCTGGAGGACTTATTGGTGTTGGAACCAAAATTGAACCCACGTTGTGCAGGGCTGATCGTCTTGTTGGACAAGTATTAGGAGCAGTTGGAGCATTACCAGATATATTTATTGAGTTAGAAGTTTCATACTATTTGCTTAAGCGATTATTAGGTGTACGTACAGAAGGAGATAAGAAAGCAGCtaag gTTCAACGATTATCGAAAAATGAGGTGCTGTTGTTAAATATTGGATCTTTGTCCACCGGTGGAAGAGTATTAGCTACAAAAGCTGATTTAGCTAAAATCAGTTTAACTACACCAGTATGTACAGAAATCGGGGAAAAGATTTCACTTAGTCGTCGAGTTGAAAAGCATTGgag aCTTATTGGATGGGGTTTAATTCGTGGTGGAGAAACAATACAGCCTTCAAAACCACAAACGGGCTAA